In Primulina eburnea isolate SZY01 chromosome 3, ASM2296580v1, whole genome shotgun sequence, one DNA window encodes the following:
- the LOC140826216 gene encoding protein yippee-like At3g08990, translated as MGLIYLISLEGKAYSCTQCQTHLALYSDVISKAFLCKNGKAYLFDKVVNVTVGEKEERMMITGLHTVVDIFCVGCGSIVGWKYEVACEKNQKYKEGKFIIERFKVLGPDGTDMAESDDEDA; from the exons ATGGGGTTGATATATTTGATTTCTCTTGAAGGGAAAGCGTATAGTTGCACACAATGCCAAACGCATCTCGCTCTCTACAGTGACGTCATCTCTAAG GCTTTCCTTTGCAAAAATGGGAAGGCTTATCTCTTCGACAAAGT TGTGAATGTTACTGTCGGAGAGAAAGAAGAACGGATGATGATTACTGGATTACACACCGTTGTGGACATTTTTTGTGTGGGATGTGGTTCCATTGTTGGATGGAAATAC GAAGTCGCTTGCGAGAAGAATCAGAAGTATAAGGAAGGAAAATTTATCATCGAGAG GTTTAAAGTATTAGGTCCTGACGGAACCGATATGGCTGAAAGCGATGATGAAGACGCTTGA